ACATACTGCATGGTATCATATATACCTAAACCGGAGTATACGCTACCACCGGGAGAGTTGATGTACATGTTGATATCACGTGTTCTGTCGGTGCTGTCTAAGAATAATAATTGGGCGGTTACAATATTGGCCACTTCATCGTTAATAGGATAACCTAAAAAGATGATGCGGTCCATCATCAAACGGCTGTAAACGTCCATTACAGCTACGTTCATAGGGCGTTCCTCAATAACGTTGGCAGTTAAGGCGGTTACCATATGATTCGTGTAGCTATTTAGTGTATTGCTGGAGATTCCGCGATGCTTCACGGCGTATTTCTCAAATTCGTTCTGAAAACTCATATCGTCTATTAATTAGGTAAAGCAATTTAATGGATACGAATGTAGCAAATCCCATGCTACCCCAAAAAATACGACAAAAGGACAGAAGTTGATTAGCTAATGTAAAAATTAGCTGATAAACCGATGGAAGGGCAGACAAAAAAGAATGAGTCAATGATCAGGGGAAGCCCCAAAACCCAGTTTCCAATTCTTTTCTATTTACCAGGAGGAAACCCTATTAAGGCTTTTGCTAGCCAGATTTCAATATATTTTAAGTTAGGCCATCTCTCTTTTATTTACCGTTTCCTGGCCTTATTAGTTGCTTATCGGGGGCCTTTCGTTAGGATTTCTTCGAGACTCCTTCGAGACTTGTTCGAGACCGCTTCGGAAATCTCCGAAGAAGCCCCGAAGGATTCCCGAAGCAGACCAAAACAAATCCCTAAGAGAGGGGGTGGCGATCGGCAAAAGAGCGGAAAAGAAGAATAGGGAAGCCATTAATGCTCCCGCAAGTTGCACTATCGGTAGCTACCCTAAAGTGTTCACTAACCGGAATTTAAAATCATCCGTGGAATCCATCCAAAATCCTTAAATCCGTGATATAAAAAAAGGAGAACAGGTTTCCCTATTCTCCTTTAGCTATTTGCGTTTGAAATAATTAATGTTCGTGGTGAGCGTGTTGGTGCTCTTGGTTCATGCGGATGAACTCTTCTTTAGAGATCGGAGTTTCTGTAGCATTTACTTGACCTTCAGCCCATTCAAACACTTTCTGTGTTTGAAGACGGTTATAAGAATCCTCTACATATTTACGATCTTTCATCATGCGGTCAATGTAGTCGCGTACCCAGTCTTGCTCTTCATCCAGTGCACTCATACCCATGTAGCCCAACAATTGTTGTTTAGCAAACTGGCGCAGGTCCTCGTGCTGTACCTGGATATTGTTATCGGCGATGATCTTTTCAGTGATCACGCTCCACTTCAGCTGGTTCAGGAATTGCGGGAATTCATGCGCTACCTGCTCATCAGTTTTAGGCTGATTGTTTTCTCCCTGTGTTTTTAACCAACGCTTCAGGAACTCCTCAGGGAAGTTGACAGTTGTGTGGTCTAATAACACGTGGTAAAGTGAGTGCTGCAACTGGTTGCTGCTTTCGTTATTCCACTGAGTTTCTAGTTCTGTTCTTAATTTATTGCGGAAATCTTCTTCTGTTTTGATCTCTGCATTAGGGAACAGCTGCGCAAAGAATTCTTCGTTCAACTCGCGAGGCTCTACCAAACCCACCTTAGTGATATCTAGGCGGAAGTTGCGGTTGGTACCGCTGTCAATGCCCAGATCTTGCAGAATCCACTGTGCTTCCTGGCCTTCAAAAGCCTCATCAAAGTTCAGTTGGATAGTGTCACCAGTCTTTTTGCCAATCAGGCTAGGGCGGAAGCTTTCTTTAAAGTATTTAACCAATACAGAGTTGTCTTTGCGGATACCGCCTTCTAACTCATTACCAGCAGCGTCAGTTTCTACGAAGTTTACGTTCAGCACGTTATCATCGCCTGTAACTGCTTCAGGCTCAGTCATATTGCCATAGCGTACACGCAGGCGTTCAACCTCTTCGTTCAGCATGTCATCGGTAATCTCTACCTTATAACGCTTCAGGTTTTCAGCACCTAGGTTAGGCAGCTGGAAGTCAGGCTTCATACCTACTTCAAACTGGAAGGTATAATTGTCAGGCTTATTGATATCCAATTGACCCAGGTTCATCTCCATTGGCAGTGGCTGCGCGAAGATGTCCAGCTTTTCAGTCTGGATATAATTGTATACTTCCTGGTCAACTTTCTTTAGTACTTCGTCAACAAACAGGGAGTTGCCATACATCTTTTTGATCAGACCGGCAGGCACCATGCCTTTGCGGAAGCCAGGGATATTGGCCTTTTTGCTATATTCTTTTAATGCTTTTTCAAAAGAAGGGAGATAATCTTCTTTATTGATGGTAATATTTAATTTCTCGTGAAGAGAACCAATGTTCTCTCTGGTTACTGTAGCCATAAACACTATTTAAAGGGGTGCAAAACTAACGGAAATACACGAGAACACCATCGGAAGCTCATTCTGTTCTGCTTTAGAGCTGTTAAAACAAGAATTGTGGTTGAATAATCTTAGGGTGATAGCTTCCTGATTACCCGATTCATCATATGTTAATAACACTTTATGCATCAAGCATTTTCCGCAGCTGTAAAAGCCTGTAGCTTCATAAACAAATCAGTTGTAATGGCGTTCTGTTAGGAAGTCATGCATGCCTAAATCGTATGGAATCGTACGCTTTATCAGTGTAGATTCTGTCGTAGGATTTCGACTGGTTTTGAACTCACATTAGGACATACTAAACCAAAACTAAAATTATGAAGAAGAAACACCTACGCTTTTTATTCCTCTCCATTTCTATCCTTACTCTTTCTACGGCTATAGGACAAACAAAGAGTAACGGGACAAAAAAAACAGCAGCAAATGATAGCGATTTTGAAGTGCCGCTTACCCCAGGCGAAAAAGCGAATGCAAAACTGACGGAAGAGTTGGTACAGAATTATTTAGAATACATAAAAGGACAGACGCAAAAGCAAAATACTGGTATGAGCGTAGCCGATAAGTCTGCTAAGTTGATTGAGTATTTTAATACAAATGGGCTAATTCAGGACAAGTTGGCTAAGTTATACGACACAAAATTTTCAAAGCCTGTTACCTTCAAAGCCTTACCTAATGAGCCTGCAAAGTTTCACCTGTTAGCAGGAATACAAGAACCTATTATAAATCTCCCAGTGGCTTTGGCTACCTATACAGAACGCACTGCTGAGGCTTATTTAGGGAAAATAGATAAAGCGGAAGATGAGGCAAAAAGGGCAGCCCAGGAATTGGCAGGGGAGACTAAAGTAGTGCAAACGTATAAGAAGGGCGGTGATGAGGCTGTAAAAAAAATGTATGAGGAAGAGGTAAATGCCAGTTTTAAAAACAATCCTGTGCTGGCACAAATGGATGTGGCTGCACTGCAGAAAATGTCACAAAAAGAGAGAGAAGAATATGTAAGAAAGATGACAGCTGCTCAAACAGGAGGTGCAACGCCAGAGCAAATTCAAAAAATGACACCCGACCAGAAAAGAGCTATGGCAGAACAAATGATGCGCAATCAGAGCGGGCAGTCAGCACAGAGCGCTTTTACGCAGGAGATGATGACTAATAAAGCATTCGCCAAACGTTTTAATGAGGCTGGTACTGAAGAAAAACAAAAGATCTATAAAGAGTTTGAGGAAAGGTATTATGGCCAGGCAGGCAAGCCAGCATCTGCAACGGCAAGTAATCAACAAAAGGGAGCAAGCACTCAAAATATTGCGCAAGTAAGAGAATTGCAGGAATTTCAAAATAAAACAACCCAGGTAATCAAAAAGCTGGAGGCTGATTTAACCGTAATTGGTAATCGGCAGTCTGACTATGATAGAGCTATCAGGCTAAAAGCAGGTACCCTTACACAATGGGTGAAAAAAAGCATGGATGCATCTCCTAGGGTAAGTAGGTCTGAATATGGAACTGAAATACTCTATGAGGGTGAAATCAAACATGCTGCGGGGGCTATGTTCTATGAATTGGAGCAGGAAAAAACAGTAAAAGAGACAGAGATTTGGTATGCAAAGGTAAAAGTGCATGGTGAGGCGCTTAGAGAACTAGAAAATCTTGCAGCAGCCTATTCCAAGACTTCAAGTGATGACATCAAACTACAGGTAGCTTCCTTACGTGCAGGTGGTTTTGAAAGCATTCGCCAGCTATTAAAAGAGGCTGATCGTATAAGTAATAATGCGGCATCGGCTCAATACCAGTTTAACTGTGAAATACTACACGATTGTAAAGATCCGCGTCAGGATAAAAGAAGATCATAAAAGCGAGTACTGGAAGCTGTAAATAAAAAAGACCTCTTACTAAGTAAGAGGTCTTTTTTGTGCGGATGATAGGAGTCGAACCTACACGCCTCGCGGCGTCAGATCCTAAGTCTGATGCGTCTGCCAATTTCGCCACATCCGCTTTGGGGTGGCAAATGTAGGGGATTTTATTAAAGTTTATAAATCTTATTGTTGTTAAAAAAAATCTGGGGGCTAAATGCTGTAAATTCGTTGGTTATGGAAACCGTAGCGCAGATACCGAAGTATAACTTAAATGAAGAGCAGGAAAAGAAGCTTATCCTAAGGGAATACCGTGCCTTACTGCGTGGGCTAAAGTCTCGTATCAAGCCTGGTGACCGCCGTTTACTTCGCCTGGCCTTTGAAATGGCGGCTGATGCACACAAAACCATGCGCCGCAAAAGCGGCGAGCCTTATATTTTACATCCACTGGCTGTAGCGCGTATTTGTGTAGAAGAAATTGGGCTGGGTATACGTTCTTCCATTTGTTCCTTACTGCACGATACGGTAGAAGATACTGATATTACAATAGAGGACAT
This genomic interval from Flavisolibacter tropicus contains the following:
- the tig gene encoding trigger factor translates to MATVTRENIGSLHEKLNITINKEDYLPSFEKALKEYSKKANIPGFRKGMVPAGLIKKMYGNSLFVDEVLKKVDQEVYNYIQTEKLDIFAQPLPMEMNLGQLDINKPDNYTFQFEVGMKPDFQLPNLGAENLKRYKVEITDDMLNEEVERLRVRYGNMTEPEAVTGDDNVLNVNFVETDAAGNELEGGIRKDNSVLVKYFKESFRPSLIGKKTGDTIQLNFDEAFEGQEAQWILQDLGIDSGTNRNFRLDITKVGLVEPRELNEEFFAQLFPNAEIKTEEDFRNKLRTELETQWNNESSNQLQHSLYHVLLDHTTVNFPEEFLKRWLKTQGENNQPKTDEQVAHEFPQFLNQLKWSVITEKIIADNNIQVQHEDLRQFAKQQLLGYMGMSALDEEQDWVRDYIDRMMKDRKYVEDSYNRLQTQKVFEWAEGQVNATETPISKEEFIRMNQEHQHAHHEH